DNA from Phoenix dactylifera cultivar Barhee BC4 unplaced genomic scaffold, palm_55x_up_171113_PBpolish2nd_filt_p 000184F, whole genome shotgun sequence:
TTTCATCTGGTTCTCTGTTTAATCTTTATTCTGATCTATGATAATTTCTTCTATGAACTGATTTGTTTATCTGATGGATTTAAGGTTATTAATTTGTCATTCGATTTGCTCATTCATGAAATTTCAGGTCCTGACTAATGGCATAGAGGTGAAGCTGCAAAGAAATGCACTTAGTGTGATTGAAGCCCCAACTGGtcatgaggaggatgatgagattGGATGTGAAAATATGCAGTGGAATGTTTCTGACATGGGTGAGCACTCACTTTATATCTTATTGtcgattttctttctcccttttttaAAGTCGTGTAATTTATCAAGAACTCATGCTGCTAAGTTTCTTCTGCTCCAGGAATATTATTTGTGATCCTCACTCGCCCTTCTTTGAGTAGTTGTCAAGGGTCTTGTTTTTTGTACTACATCGGTCTTCCTTTTCCCCCTTTTATGGGCCTTTCGATTGTCGTTAGGCAACAATTCTTTCTGTATGCTGTCATGTAGTATATCGATTCTCAAATAAACAATCTTATGTCTAGTGCATGCATAAGGATCTTAATATCTATGGTTTTAGCTTTCTGCAACATTCAATTGCATGTTGTTATGATACTGTCGCTTATAGGTTAAGTTGGAATGCAGAGGTTTTGGTATAACTATTTTATCTAGCATCTTCTCGGCTTGATCATGGAGATAGAAGAGGTTCTGTATTCAGTTCCATACATGAAAATGAATTGTACTAGTTTGGAAACATGACAACTGAAAATTGATGGTAATATTTATGGAatatttgttttgttattaTTTGTTAGCTAAATTTGGTCTTATTTAGTGGCTAAGGGGATGAAGTATAAATCGGTTCACACGTTTATTGTAGTTATTGATATTTTGATAATTGAAGTGCTCTTACTAGAATGTTAAACTACTACTAGGATTAGGTGCTAAAGCAAAGCCATTTTTGGTAAGGGACATCTTGAGgaattttctgaaaaatataGCATCCTTGTTACCTAGTCTGAATATGCTTCTTAATCCACAACCTTTAATGTTCCAAGAGCATCTTTTCACTGTTTAATTGGGTTGTTGGATCAGGCTTCATCATTTTCTTGCTCTTATGACTTCCTGTTTGCTGTAACTAACTCTGGCAGCATCTGATGACACACAATCACAAAAGCCACACAGATCCAGAAGTAGACAGCACAAAGGGTCTTCTGGCAAATCCTCGAGCCGGTCTCATTCGTGTGATTCTCAATCTAAGGGATCTGTTTCATCCTCCAGGGGCACAACGGTATGACCCATGCTCATGACTGTCGAGTGAGCAATGCTATGCTGCAGAAGCAGTACTATTGGACGTGATTCAGCTTGGGGATTTCCTGCACCTGGCATATCACACTACAGTTAGGGCTGTGATGTGCCAGGTGCTGGGAGATGCCATTTTAGATTCTTTCTGCTGTGCaccatctttttttatttattttttctgagTCATTCATGTCTAGAGCAACGTTCACGACTCATTTCAATAAATTATTTGTAGCTTTATTCATGGTTAAAATTTTCATGTGTTTGGTGCAGAAAGTTGACCTGAGCAAGCTAGAAACAACAGCATTATGGAGATATTGGCGTCACTTCAATCTTGTAAGTACCTCAATTATAATGATTTATCGATTATTATCTTTAATAGTAAAATGAACAAGCAATCAATCTATTTCATACATTATGGGTTTTTCCCCCTTTAAtgtctttttttatatatcctTTATGCGGGACTCGTGCCTTTTTGGCCTGGAACAGGTGGCTGCAAGTCCTAACCCCTCCAAGGAGCAGCTAATTGAAGCAGTTCAGAGGCATTTCATGTCACAGGTAAGTTTGCAAAATTTCCCCTCTTTGCTTCGTTTGCTTTTAGATTCAAAACGATTTCATGTAAAGCCCACCAAGGATTTTCACTCGGCATTGTGGAAACCCAATTGCTTTCTGTTCATCATGAAGCAATTGGATGAGTTGCAGGTTATTGTAGGGTTCGCGCAGGCTGCAAAGAGACTCAAAACTGTCTGCAATTGACCTGGGGAGAAGCTTTCCATCTCAATGCTAACAGATTGGAAGTAGGCCTTTCGATGTCTGTAGCTATACTATGTAACATATGTATCCTGGCTTTGGTTACCAGAACAGCTTGGGTAACTGGTTTTTTCATAACTGGAGGTTACTTTTAGTCCTGTAATGTAGATATATACACTGTTAAAGACCTTGAAGCCATCATGGCTTTCGACATTGCCAATGCTGCACTGCTGACTATTTTGGGAGGAAATGCCATGTTTCTGTTTAACTGCTTACTCGGGCTTAAAAGAGTTGTTTCCTTGGATGATTGAGTTGCATCATGCTGCATGTCCTAATGGTGCTGATGAGGTACTGTTTCAGTGGGGCATCTGTGTATGGTCTAATGAGGAGTATTGGAATGTTCCGAACTTGTTTAGTCTTACTGCTAGGCTCTGGTTCATGAAGGTTGTACGCCTAGGACAAGAAGCTTTACTCTGGAAATCTAGTGTGTTACCcatggagcaggaggctgcctGATGATAGATATCCTTGTTCAAATTTGCAGATGACCTCGTGGGCAACTTGGTGCTTTTTTAATTGCAGCACTGCCATGTAGTGGATGATTTGTTGGAGTTGATGTGAACTTTTCTAGTTCCACCGATTACGCTCATGTATTTTATttgctgaagtatttttctgttgaTTGCTCTAAGCTGCTAAAACTGAGAATCTGTGCAAAATTAAGgtcattaataaaaaaatgtggCATGGCCAATCATTTATAGGTAGCGGTTttgttaaatttttaatatcgGGCACTTTGCAGGAAGTATTTTTTCGTATTTTTTCTCATGGTAATAAGATTTTTGAAAAGAGAATGCTTAGTAAAGTATGTTTGGCTGACTACacaaaagtgacagatttttaaaaaaattatatgtaatttttattataattttaataaaaattaggatcaattaaaaattcttaaataatttttttttgaaaaaataaaaatattttgattttcagatcacagaaaaataattttttcgtATTTttcatgagattttttttttcatgaaacgtGGAATCATATGCCTGCGGAAATACAATTTTTTCGTAtttctcttttaaaaacttcaaccaaacaagatgtatctttttactttttcgttgattatattttttttatttttttctgcgAATCAAACGAGCGCGCAGTGTTTATGAGCATGGCCAATTATTTTAAACACCTAGGCTTCTTATTACATGTATAATTATCAATATGTTGGAATATCTGATATGCTTGTTATTGTATAAttatacttgagggttatgagtgcattaagaatgaagagccGTTTTTCTAATGGTGAGTCTTCTTATGGGTAGAATAATTGGCTAGGGGTAGAAAATTGCAGTATAGGTTTTGAAGTTGTTTGCCCTGATAGCCTAAATGTTTATGCAAAAAGACAACAAAATATGTCCAATAGGCAAACTGTTGGTACTTCGAAGATTAAACCTCTATGCAAAGTTGGCATCAAGGAGAGtatttttgatcttttttttttggccctaTTTGTTGAGATTAGTTTTTCCTCTTTTATCTAGTGCCATGCATTGAAATAATTATctgtaaataattataattagtatGGAGCATGTGCAATGCATTGAAGCATGCAAGATGCAAACTTAATGGCTGTGATCTCAAAAATGAGATTTAATGATGGACTTTAAGATTTTAATACACATCGAGACTTTAGTATAATAAAAACAAAGGAGTAAGTCATGCCCcagagaataaaaataaaaataaaaataaaaaaaacaaatggcAGTAAGTTTGTGAAAAgcgaaagaaattaaaaaaaaaagcaaaatgcataaaataaagaaaatattaaaatatattatataaaactaatgattattaatttatttaatatagttaatttttatttgattatttttaaaggaggttttctttttcattttatctTCGCTCAACTCTCCGCTAGCACGTGGCAAATACTTGTAGTATTATCGGTCTCTTGCCGCCTAACCCCTATTAAAACCCTCGCTCGCTTGCTCGGTTCCTTCCGCTGTTattgttctttcttcccttcctcTCGCTTCGCTCTCTTCTCCCTGTCCGCTGCCATGGCGGAGCTCAAGGGGCTCTCGGAGAGTCGCGACCTCACCCGGATCGAGCGCATCGGTGCCCACTCCCACATCCGTGGCCTGGGCCTCGACTCCGCCCTGGAGGCGCGCGCTGTCTCCGAGGGCATGGTCGGCCAGCAGTCCGCCCGCAAGGCCGCTGGGCTCATCCTCCAGCTCATCCGCGACGGCAAGATCGCCGGCCGCGCCATCCTCCTCGCCGGCCAGCCCGGCACTGGGAAAACCGCCATCGCCATGGGCCTCGCCAAGTCCCTCGGCCAGGAGACCCCCTTTGCCACCGTCTCCGGCTCCGAGCTCTTCTCCCTCGAGATGTCCAAGACCGAGGCCCTCACCCAGGCCTTCCGCCGCTCCATCGGCGTCCGCATCAAGGAGGAGGCCGAGATCATCGAGGGCGAGGTCGTCGAGCTCACCATCGACCGCCCCGCTGCCGCTGGAGGCGGTGCAAGCGGCTCGGGCCAGTCCTCGTCGGCCTCCAAGACCGGGAAGCTTACACTCAAGACCTCCGACATGGAGACGGTGTACGATTTGGGCGCGAAGATGATCGAGGCACTGATGAAGGAGAAGGTGCAGAGCGGGGATGTGATCACATTGGATAAGGCGTCCGGGAAGGTCACGAAGCTGGGGCGGTCCATCGGACGATCCAGGGACTACGATGCCATCGGACCCCATACGAAGTTTGTGAGGTGCCCTGAGGGGGAGCTGCAGAAGAGAAAGGAGGTCGTGCACTGCGTCACCCTTCACGAGATCGATGTCATCAACAGCAGGTTTGGTGTGCTCTCTTTCTctcaaaatttcttttttttattcttttttctttttacaaatGCGCTGTGTTGAGATGGTGTACATTATTTTAGTTTTGGGGTTTGGGAATTCTAATTTTTTCTTGTCTGGAGTTGTATTGTACATGATATGTTTGCTTTTATTCCAAAGAGAAGTCTTAGGTTTTTGGCGCTTCAGTGCCACTCATATCTGGAATTCTCGGGCTGTTGAATTAAATTAAGTCGGCTGCAACTCAGCCTTTAAGGTTCAGCTGGTGTGTTCTTAAACTAAAATATATGGAGGTAGGCTGACTGAAAGACATGAGTGCAaattgaggaaaaaaaatacaCTATAATGGTAGGAAACGCAAAAACAAATAGGGAAGAATTATATGGGTATGAAAAGAATCAGTATGAGTGTTTTGATGAAGCTGATTACATATACCAGCGTTGAAGAATTCTGGTTTTTTTATTAGATCCTCCATTTGGTGCCATCAGCTTTGAGGGGTACACCTATTAGATGAATATTTTGACAGTCTGTGCCAAGGTGGCACCAAGTAATATAATTTCATGGAACATATGCTTCATATCAATTCTTTAAATTTTCTGACAAGCATTGGTGCTTACATGGTACAGTTGATATATGCAGTAGGATATACATGTAGAGAAGGGGATAAATGGGATagttgtaaaatattttatggttaGGTGCTTTAGCTTTTACCTTTGATAGTTTTCATTGGTACCATCAGAATTAATTGGGAATATCAAGGTGGCTGTTGCTGTTGTTGATGCAAAATTGATGTATGCTTGGAAACTTGCAAGAAATATGGTTATGTATTCTTTTGGTTGATAAAGTAAGGTTTAACTTAGATTTGACACATACGTGACTACTAGGCGTTAAgtattgcatatcatgccaGTTCATTTTATGGATAGACATGCATCAAATCTACAACCTTGAGAAAGTATATATTAAATGTACAAAAAAGATAAATTGAGAAAATTATTCTTTCATCTTTGAACCATTTTAGCTAGCTCTATGACAATGAGTAGATGTTATGGAGTCATTGAAATACTTCTTTGATTCTTGTAAAAATGTATACCACTAAATCTACTTGGATATGAATTACTGTTTTTGCTGGATATCATTGAGATTGATAATTAACCATGTGTTGACATGAAATAAAACATCATAATGGATTCAAGTCTATTTAATCCATACAATTTCAAAGAATTTTGGTTCTGTTATTATTCGTCTGCATTGATATACAGCTCTCATCCTTCAGATCAGTTTATAATTAAGCTGATCAAGTTGGGTATCGATACTGTTCAAAATTAAGCTGGAATTGAGCTCAGTTTATAATTAAGCTGATATACAGCTCTCCATAGCCttattcttaaatttttttcaatatgttttctttagcttttcttatgttctttttaGCAAGTTAAATCAATAGCAATCATCAGATCTAGAAAAATCTAAAAAGttgattgctgcaataaatcCCACCaatctgtaattttttttttttttttgtgttgtcAAGGTTGGGCCTCAAAACCTATTTATACCCCTAGATCCCTAATCTTATGATAGCTAATAGTTACCCATTTCCTATAGAGTAATTACCTTGCTAGTCCAGTTGTCACAAATTCTGGTTTTAGAAAGAAATTCCAGCAAGATATCAGATCAGCCCGAAGCATCTTCAAATCTGGTATATTTTGTTAGACCATTTACTCTCTTGTTCTAAGTCATGGGTTCAACAGTTTAAGCAACTAATGTTAGATTTTGTAGTAGTTTCTTCTCCGATCATCTCAAGGAGAGCATTTAGGGCTATTATCATGAGGAATAATTCAGATGTTGTATCTCCTAATGAACTTGCGAGAAGAAActttgataaaaataaataatctttATGATGCCATCTAAATCTAACATTTGAATTTTATATGGTGAAAGTTACATTGCGATAATCTCAACTAATTGACATCTAGCCAAATTAcattttctaaaatatattaatCTCAAATGCCTATAATAAACAACAAAGAGTATGAACCTTCATACTGATTAGATGGAGTCACTTGGTATAATTATATTGTAGCATTTAATGTTGGAAAATTATACACCAAAGGCATTTTCcattctgttttttttaaaaacatttTGCTAAATCCAGAAATGAAAGTAActtttataataatttataaagaACTATTTCCTAATTTGCACATTTTGGAATTAGAAGTGCTACCCTGGTTGACCATCATTTTTcttgtccaagttatttcttTTTACTGCTAATGTTAAAGATGTCAGTCTGTATGGTATTTTCAAGTTGAGAAAATTGGTATGTTATATATGGGTGTATTGGGTATTTGCTTGTAATACAATATACAATATGATATGATTTCCATTGACTAATTTTGTTTACGCTAACTCTTGATGTAATTGAATCTACCCCATTGGAGTATTTCTTTGAGTAGATTTGACATAGCTTGCTTATTTCTTTTATATTCTTCTAAAAACACTGTCAGCAGATGAGGAGTAAATTGGCAAAACTAGAAGTGAATAAAACTTTGAAGTGAGGATCATGAAGAGGTGAGACCATTGGTTTGGGAAAGATTATCGTGAAAGAAATGATTAAATGGTGAATGCCCTTCTATGAAGTGTGCAACTTGATAGTTACTTTAGATTGAAGATGTCATGTCCATGAACAATAAGACTAATACTTCCAGTCTTCTGCACTTTTTTACGCAGGATGCTTGCTGTAAGATGGGATGATTGAACAATCTAGTTACATCTAGCATAGGACAAACATAACA
Protein-coding regions in this window:
- the LOC103698961 gene encoding uncharacterized protein LOC103698961 — encoded protein: MLEAVVREMNGGYGLTQQSCGESSEEELSVLPRHTKVVVTGNNRTKSVLVGLQGVVKKAVGLGGWHWLVLTNGIEVKLQRNALSVIEAPTGHEEDDEIGCENMQWNVSDMASDDTQSQKPHRSRSRQHKGSSGKSSSRSHSCDSQSKGSVSSSRGTTKVDLSKLETTALWRYWRHFNLVAASPNPSKEQLIEAVQRHFMSQQLDELQVIVGFAQAAKRLKTVCN
- the LOC103711339 gene encoding ruvB-like 2 isoform X1; translated protein: MAELKGLSESRDLTRIERIGAHSHIRGLGLDSALEARAVSEGMVGQQSARKAAGLILQLIRDGKIAGRAILLAGQPGTGKTAIAMGLAKSLGQETPFATVSGSELFSLEMSKTEALTQAFRRSIGVRIKEEAEIIEGEVVELTIDRPAAAGGGASGSGQSSSASKTGKLTLKTSDMETVYDLGAKMIEALMKEKVQSGDVITLDKASGKVTKLGRSIGRSRDYDAIGPHTKFVRCPEGELQKRKEVVHCVTLHEIDVINSRTQGFLALFTGDTGEIRGEVRERIDTKVAEWREEGKAEIVPGVLFIDEVHMLDIECFSFLNRALENDMAPILVIATNRGITTIRGTNYRSPHGIPADFLDRLLIISTQPYTEEEIRKILDIRCEEEDVEMSMDAKVLLTKIGAETSLRYAINLITAAALACQKRKGKIVEMGDISRVYQLFLDVKRSAQYLMEYQSQYMFNEVLREADENETTQSKMILYSWPAPLYGPCIDERHEHLVSERTSTCRCHGTKT
- the LOC103711339 gene encoding ruvB-like 2 isoform X2; translated protein: MAELKGLSESRDLTRIERIGAHSHIRGLGLDSALEARAVSEGMVGQQSARKAAGLILQLIRDGKIAGRAILLAGQPGTGKTAIAMGLAKSLGQETPFATVSGSELFSLEMSKTEALTQAFRRSIGVRIKEEAEIIEGEVVELTIDRPAAAGGGASGSGQSSSASKTGKLTLKTSDMETVYDLGAKMIEALMKEKVQSGDVITLDKASGKVTKLGRSIGRSRDYDAIGPHTKFVRCPEGELQKRKEVVHCVTLHEIDVINSRTQGFLALFTGDTGEIRGEVRERIDTKVAEWREEGKAEIVPGVLFIDEVHMLDIECFSFLNRALENDMAPILVIATNRGITTIRGTNYRSPHGIPADFLDRLLIISTQPYTEEEIRKILDIRCEEEDVEMSMDAKVLLTKIGAETSLRMILYSWPAPLYGPCIDERHEHLVSERTSTCRCHGTKT